A segment of the Ammospiza caudacuta isolate bAmmCau1 chromosome 2, bAmmCau1.pri, whole genome shotgun sequence genome:
AATTCAGCTCTTTTAAGCTCactcatggaatcacagaatcacagaaagttTTGGGTTGAAGGGGGCCTTAAAGACCATTCAGTTCCAATgccctgccataggcagggacaccttcctgtGGAGCAGGCAACTCAAAGCCCATTCAGCATTGAGCCTGAGCCTCTTGCCACAAGACAACCAGCAAATGTCTGTGTGATCTGTGTGGGGTTCAGGGGCAAGGTTTTGgcagctgggaggctgcaggggtGGTTTGTGTGAGAAGAGACCAGAACGTGCCCCCGTGTCGCACAGAACCAGTCCCTGTTACCCCCAAAAGGGACGGACCATTGGCCAAGGCTCTGCCCACCAGTGCTGCCGGTGACATCTGTGTGACAACTCATTTAAGGAAGGGTAAAGACCAGTGCACAGCAACTGTGAGTGAgaggacagagagagaaatgtgAGCGAAACAGCCTTGCAGACAGCCAGgtcagtgaagaaggaaggggaCAAGATGCTCCAGGCACCAGGGCAGACATTGCCATGCTTTCCCTGGAGAGGACCGTGCTGATGTAGAGTGAGACCCTGCAGGTGTTAGCagggtcacactgcagcagatATCCACACTGCAGCCTGAGGAGAGCCCCCTTGGCAGCAGGTGATTGTGCCCTGAAGGAAGCTGCATCCTGTGGAGATCCCACCATGGAGAAGGTtcatggcaggagctgcagcctgtggggatcCCGTGCTGCAGCACTTTGTTCCTGGAAGATTGCACCCTGTGGAAAGGATTCCTCCTGcagtccccattccctgttccccagccccgctcagggaaggagaagatGGGAGTGTGaagaggcagggatggggggaaaaggtttctggttttgttctttctttctttctcactCCTCTAGTCTGTTATTGATTGGGAATCTCTTATGGATTAGAAATAAGTTCAATTATTTTGCCCATGTTGAAGGGATCCCCAGAAGGCAAGGCAAAGACAGTGAGGGCACTGTCAGGCCTGCAGTCCACCTACAATGTGGGCAAGGACAGTAGATAAGCTCTGTGAGAACAATTAGGGACAGGCACATGTCCAGGGATTGCCAGCCATATCCAGAGTGAAAAGACATGCCCAGGATCAAGCCAGTAATTCCAATCTGCAGGCCAGGATCAGTATCCAAGTGAGCCAAGCAGGTGGAAAGGCCCaagcaaagctgcagcagagctcaaGGAGAGTCCAAGGTACACCCAGCAAGCTTAGGAGCAGCTCCTGAATGTAGAGGGCTCCAAGCCCCACTGAGGCTTCACTCAGCAACTTGCTAAAAGGCCAGTCAGGTGGACTGTGGAAGCTGGCTCTGAAACAAGGCAGCCAAACCCCAAAAGCAAGGCCTTACTTTCAGCAGAATGTCCATTCATCGTTTTTTGTCTTTCCCTGACCACACATGTACAGAAAAGTAGTACAGCCTGGCacacaggtttgtttttttttttgaaatccTGCTGTGATGGGCACTGAAAATTGACTCCATTGCATGTTGTCCTGAATGTCAATGATGAAAATTCCAGGCATGCTTATAGGAATGGAAATCAGTGAAGAATCCTGGGATCCTGTAGTGATCTCTCATGTAGATATTTGAATGTCTTGCCTTGAGCTAAGGACTCTAATCAGAttactgtttttgtttttttcttggaagAGACTGCGCTTTAGAACAAGAATGgggatggtttttttttctttctgcctctgAATTACACactggtgattttttttatcattaaaTTCTGGAAATCTGGAAAGGTGTTTTTATAGGAAATGGTTTTGTTGGCCTCATTGTTTTATGTTGCATGTGAGCATCTTATAAATTCTTGTGAGCTTTACCTGGATCTTCAATGCAAAGAGCTACAGGACAAGATGATTTGCATTATGTCCTTCTGGCAATGTTAGAGCAAGATGAGCTTTGAGTTTGGTTTGTTTCATGATTTGATTCACTGTACCAGACTTGAATCAAGCTGCTATTGCAGTAATGTGTCATTGGTGTGTGTGAAAAAAGTTCATATGTTTTGGAATGGACTGATTCCATGACTTCCAGAACTTCTTCAGGTTGCAAACTGGTAGGTCCACTGGGGTGGACCAATCCACCTTTATATTacaaagagaagagaaaaaagagaaaaatgcctACAATCAGACATGATTCATATCTTCAGAGGATCCTAAGCCCAAGAAATATCACATTCCTACTAATACCGGAGTTGCTACTTTCCTTCCCAGAACAAATCCCTGTCAAACTTATAATTTATCCAACAGAACACAGTGATTTAGTAATTGGTGTATATAATGCATgttgaagatatttttcttcatatgGCCGGAGTTGGTTAGCTGGTCACTTACAGACAGAAATGTCTCCCAGGAGACTGACCCTACGAGGAGCCTTCCAGTATTTCTGTTGGCTTTCCCTCTTAGATCCATGAATTCATGTGAATGAATTGGAAACTCTTTGATATTATTTTAGGGAACTAAACCTTTGGAGGAAAGATGTACTTaaagaggcaggaaaacagCACAAGAACTGCTTTTGAATCCCGTGTGCATGAGGAATGTGGAATAAGGGAACGTTAAACCAAATGGTGTGAGAGCAGCTGTTcagggtgtccctgctgagcagccGTGTGCCTCAGAGCTCAGGCCTGAGCAGGACAGCACACACGGGTTGTGGGTTGAGCACAGCCCACGTGTTCTGCCTGTTGGTGTGGTCAGAGAGCTCTGAGGTTTGTTCCTGAAGGCCggtgaggggagagcagggaagggcagaggatGGACCAACCCTCCCAACACGGGTGTCTCATGGTGCTGGGCTGGCAACCAGCATGGTGACAGTGCATGGTGCTGACAATGGCATGTCAGGGTGCCATTGCCATTGGCTCAACTTTCAGCATGTCTATAAAGTGgcatagaaaatatttctgcaagcCAGTGGTGTCACCTGTGGCACAATTTATGTCATGAGGGAAAGGAAGGCTCCACCCCAAGTTATATCCTTTGACTAgttagattttaatttttagaaaaaagcAACACAGGTACAGACTTAACACAATTACAGTACATTGCTACAAACAGATCGACAACATCCAAACCAGACACATTGAATCAGGATGAGCTTAATGAACACAAGACCCTAGTCCAGTATGTTTCTGTGTCAATTACTTTAGCAGTATGTAAAATCCCCCTGCAGCTGGAAAGGATTCTGAACCTCCAGTTCTGATGTAACAATAATGCAGTGACACAAGTCACTATTTCAACAAGAGGAGGAATCTCAAAAGGCCATGTCATTCCTTCCTGAACCATTCGGGAATGTTATATACACCTTTAGAATCAGCAAATATTTTACTAGAATTCAACCAGATTTGAAAATGATGAATGAgatattctgaaaatattggGAATTCCTCAGAATCCTCATTAGGAGGTGTTAGTAACCAGAAACCACTTTGAAGCCTTATGTTCACAGAATGTGTCCATGCCTGTGCTTAAAGTGGTCTATTATATTTGTATCAGGTGTTCTAACCTCAATCATTTCAAGAGATTCCATACAAGTCTGTGTCTTGGCCTTGTTTTTGTGCTCTCTTAGGGAAATTGTGATGATTTCCAATGAAAGTACAGCCGATAATAGGCAACATACACGATTATTCTTAACAAGACTGACATCTTCATAAAGCAAATTCCTACCTTCCTATTGACTGCTGATCAAGGCCCTAATCTACTCATTCCAACATCTGTTATTTATCCCTCTGATGATTTCAATTTAATTGTTCTGGATCTAAACTAGAAAGTCCAGGCTAAGTCACTGTCTTTTACATGCAAGCAGTTCTTCCATGACAGTTAATGTGGTGCCAAATCCTAGGTGGCAGCTGTTGAAATTTGGGATTGCTCCAAATTAAGACCAATGTGTGTGCTGTAGGGCAGGCAGCCAATAATACAACACAGATTGAGTCTGCATTGCTTAAAGCTGAAAAAACATTGAATACGATGATAAGAACACAAATAAAGTATATAAtgtaaaggaaaaggaaggagcagaCTGACTTGATGGCTTTCATATGGGCCTCCAAGCTGGGATCCCTGAAGCCACTTGCATTATTTTGCATGCGTCTGGTGTGGATCCACAGAGACCAAATCAGCAGTACACTTGAAACAACAGACAGTATTAAAGGCATACCTATACCAGCATTACAGATAAGGATTAATAAACCCAAATTGTCTTTCCTTGTGGTTGTCCATGCTGAAGAGTTTGTCATGGATGACGGAGCAGTGATGTTCTCGTGCACACTGTAGACATCCCAGGTGAAGGAaattgcagctgtgaaggaGCAGAGCCATGATGTGAGCAGCATCCAGGGCACCAGCCTGGCAATTCTCAGCTTCAGCCAGATGAAGAAAGACTGTGTAAAACTGGCAACCTTGATGCAATAGAAGACACTAAGCCAGGCTCCAAACCAGAGGCTGGAGTAGCTCAGAAATGTAAACATTATCTTGGCAGCTGTTAGCAGGTTTTCTTTGTAAAAgaaattttcataaaatatattcATGAAGTAATCCAGTGTATTCCATGACTGCAAAATTAATCTAGATGAACTCAGTGAGATCACGATCATATCATATGGGGGCCATGTTTTGCTCCCAATGCAGCTCAATGAACTGGCAGCCAAGATAATTCCATTTCCCAGAATTCCTGCCATAGATTCAATTATAGCAATTGATAGACAAAGGAGAGCAAAAGATGTCATCATTGCAACTGAAGGGCTTGTGATCATTACTCAGCTTCTCCTGGGCTCCTGAATGCCTTAGGTCTGTCACGTACTTCCAATGCCAGGGAGCTGTTATGGGCAATGCTCACCTATTTATCTCAGGGGCAGAGGTATCCTAATGACATTtatatttctgctgttttacATCTTGTTTTGGGGGTTGGTAGCTCAGCTGCTTGTTCTAAGCATGCAAATGGGGTCAAGATTCAATTACATAGCTTTCATTTTTGTTGGAGGATATGCATTGGAAGGGCTATTGAGCAGGTGAACTGTGGTGTTTACAAATGTGGGTTTCCACTCCAATGTCTGGTGTACTTCTTTCCATATCTAGATTTGCTTTTCTATCTAATGCCTTAATGTCTCCCTTTGTTGCACTGTTATCTCTTCAGGGTTTCTGAGACAAAGTTGCCATGGCCTCTTTATAATAGTTGTGTTGGTGTTCTCTTTATCAGATATTTTCAAGTTACTGTTGCAAAGACAATTaccatgtttttcttttgtctatggaaaatttaaagcattttaattatCAGTGCATGCTTCCTCTAAGTGTCCCAGTGGAGAACGATAAATTTCTGTGGGAAGATCagaacagagaaaatgaaaacaattttacAGAGTTCCTCACTGGTACATTTTTCACCTGCCTCCAGAATAGATGTGGAATTTGCCTAACGAATTTAAGATCTGGGAATATACAACATTACATACAGGGGCAATGTCACAAGCATTATTTGAGGCACAATTTTGCTCCCCTGTGGAATATGCATGTTTTTGAAATTCTGTCATATATGCTAAAAGAAGTGAATTCAAACACTTTCCACATGCAAGGAGATACAGGTCTTCTAAGTAAGTGGAGAGGCTTGGATTCCTTAAAAGGCTTTGGAACTCGGGTTTCATGGGTAGCCCAGAATACGGAAAGAAGCACACCAAGGCTCTTCAGAAACACAGTGGCACAAGTAGCTGTCAGTAGCACAGTAAGAAGCTGTAGGGAGTGATCAAATGGGAAATTCTGAGATGTTTTCAAGGTGGTTTCTTTGAGTAGTTTGAAATTTCCTAGTGCTTAATGTAATCTATGACGGCCTAGGAGAGTGATCGAGCCTTTTTGATCATGCACTCATGGGAGTAAAACTTCATGAGCATTCACCTCAGATTTATGTACatttgtttatatattttatgtgtGTACTGTATGTATTATGGACATATAAGGAAcagataattattatttgaaaatatacaccaagaaaaaaattgacATAATTGCAgaccaaataaaaaatattttaaagattatttCACTTTAGCATTGCTACAaactctttttctcttctcacgaagaatattattaataattatttttagtgAGAACAACATGATTGCATAtgcttcatttttgttttttaatctggGCTTATCACTTTGTGACACGGTGATTCAGAGACCTCGCTctgtgttcagttttgtttCATACATGCTCTGAATGGCTTTCCCGCTATCACATCGGCAAAGTTCTTTGTTGAAATTCAGTTGAAATTGCCAATTTCCCTCTTGTCAAAACTTGCCAACAACTCACCTATTCTTCTGGTTCTATATGTTTACCAAACAGATTCAAAACTCACAGAAGCTCTTGTTTTGGAGGTTTTAAAAAGAGTTTAGAACATTCGGCTTCCAAATTTTGCAAGTGTACTTGTATGAGAGTTGTTGAAGTTCTCACACTTACACAATTTTTGGCACGAAAATCTTTTGAAAAGCAGTTACTTTCTCATCCATTTTAAAATCTCACTTTCACCTTGAAGAAACATAAaagtgtgtttggttttttgacAGGAATAGCTCTGTAGCATGCTACAGACAGACACttccaaaagaaaaaggtaGGTGAGCAAATATGTATCACTTCccttttagtaaaaaaaaactGTGGAGCTGCTGTTTAAATTCAACGCATTAAATTCAGCTCTTTTAAGCTCactcatggaatcacagaatcacagaaagttTTGGGTTGAAGGGGGCCTTAAAGACCATTCAGTTCCAATgccctgccataggcagggacaccttcctgtGGAGCAGGCAACTCAAAGCCCATTCAGCATTGAGCCTGAGCCTCTTGCCACAAGACAACCAGCAAATGTCTGTGTGATCTGTGTGGGGTTCAGGGGCAAGGTTTTGgcagctgggaggctgcaggggtGGTTTGTGTGAGAAGAGACCAGAACGTGCCCCCGTGTCGCACAGAACCAGTCCCTGTTACCCCCAAAAGGGACGGACCATTGGCCAAGGCTCTGCCCACCAGTGCTGCCGGTGACATCTGTGTGACAACTCATTTAAGGAAGGGTAAAGACCAGTGCACAGCAACTGTGAGTGAgaggacagagagagaaatgtgAGCGAAACAGCCTTGCAGACAGCCAGgtcagtgaagaaggaaggggaCAAGATGCTCCAGGCACCAGGGCAGACATTGCCATGCTTTCCCTGGAGAGGACCGTGCTGATGTAGAGTGAGACCCTGCAGGTGTTAGCagggtcacactgcagcagatATCCACACTGCAGCCTGAGGAGAGCCCCCTTGGCAGCAGGTGATTGTGCCCTGAAGGAAGCTGCATCCTGTGGAGATCCCACCATGGAGAAGGTtcatggcaggagctgcagcctgtggggatcCCGTGCTGCAGCACTTTGTTCCTGGAAGATTGCACCCTGTGGAAAGGATTCCCCCTGcagtccccattccctgttccccagccccgctcagggaaggagaagatGGGAGTGTGAAGAGGCAGGGATGAGGGGAAAaggtttctggttttgttctttctttctttctcactCCTCTAGTCTGTTATTGATTGGGAATCTCTTATGGATTAGAAATAAGTTCAATTATTTTGCCCATGTTGAAGGGATCCCCAGAAGGCAAGGCAAAGACAGTGAGGGCACTGTCAGGCCTGCAGTCCACCTACAATGTGGGCAAGGACAGTAGATAAGCTCTGTGAGAACAATTAGGGACAGGCACATGTCCAGGGATTGCCAGCCATATCCAGAGTGAAAAGACATGCCCAGGATCAAGCCAGTAATTCCAATCTGCAGGCCAGGATCAGTATCCAAGTGAGCCAAGCAGGTGGAAAGGCCCaagcaaagctgcagcagagctcaaGGAGAGTCCAAGGTACACCCAGCAAGCTTAGGAGCAGCTCCTGAATGTAGAGGGCTCCAAGCCCCACTGAGGCTTCACTCAGCAACTTGCTAAAAGGCCAGTCAGGTGGACTGTGGAAGCTGGCTCTGAAACAAGGCAGCCAAACCCCAAAAGCAAGGCCTTACTTTCAGCAGAATGTCCATTCATAGCCTGGcacacaggt
Coding sequences within it:
- the LOC131572391 gene encoding taste receptor type 2 member 40-like, encoding MMTSFALLCLSIAIIESMAGILGNGIILAASSLSCIGSKTWPPYDMIVISLSSSRLILQSWNTLDYFMNIFYENFFYKENLLTAAKIMFTFLSYSSLWFGAWLSVFYCIKVASFTQSFFIWLKLRIARLVPWMLLTSWLCSFTAAISFTWDVYSVHENITAPSSMTNSSAWTTTRKDNLGLLILICNAGIGMPLILSVVSSVLLIWSLWIHTRRMQNNASGFRDPSLEAHMKAIKSVCSFLFLYIIYFICVLIIVFNVFSALSNADSICVVLLAACPTAHTLVLIWSNPKFQQLPPRIWHHINCHGRTACM